TGGCTGGGTCGGCGGGCTGTTGTTTCGGCGGCCACCTTCGGGTCTTGCTTCGGTCGGGTCTGCCTTCGGCGTCAGGGGGTGGCTGCGGGGGCGGTCGCGCCCGGGGGCCGGCGGTGGATTTGTGATCTTGGCGGGGTTTCCGGGTGTCGCCGCGGGACGGGGGAGGGGGTGGATCGCTACGCTCTTTGCGGACCCCGACCCCCAGAGGGCAGAAGAGCGATGATCGAGTCTCCGGACGCGGTATCCGACGACGCGGCGCGACTGTGCGAGGAGGCCCGCGGCCTCGCCGAGAGCGGTGAGGCCGAGAGGGCCGCACTGCTGTTCGAGAAGGTGCTCGCGCTGGGCGACACCCCCTTCCGGGCGCGGGCGGCGCTGGGGCTGGCGGTCGTCCTGGACGACGCCGGGCACGTGGAGCGCGCCAGGGAGGCCGACCGGGCGGCGATCGCCACCGCCGACCCCGAGTACGGGCCGCGCGCCGCCTACCACCTGGCGCTCACCCACGAGCGCGCGGGCGAGCACGAGCGGGCGGCGCCGGCGTGGCGGGTCGTGGTCGACTTCGGCAACCCCGCCTACCTGCCGCCCGCCCATCTGGCGCTCGCCCGAATCGCCGACGACGCCGGCGACTTCGACACCGCCCGCGACCACTGGGAGGCGGTGATCGCGACCGGGGACGCCGAGTACGGGCCGCCCGCCGCGCACGACCTGGCCCAGCGGCTGCTGGAGCGCGACGAGCCCGCCCGGGCCCAGCGGGTCCTGACCGCCGGGCTCAAGCTGATCGACCGGGGCGCCGCCCCCTACGCGTACGGGCGGCTCGCCGTCGCGCTCGGCATCTCCTACCTCGACCAGGCGATCGGCGCGTTCGGCGCGGCGCTGGGGGAGGAGCCGGCCGACCCGGAGGTCGGGCCGCTGGCCACCGAACTGCTGGCGCGGACGCTGCCGCTGCGCGGCCGGGGCGCCGAGGCGGGCGAGGTGTGGCGGCGGGGGCTCGCCGAGCCCGGCACCGCGGGGCAGGTGCGGGCGCGGCTGCGCCGCGACTTCGGCGACGCCGACGACGACGGCGACCTGTGGTGGGAGCCGGTCGTCGAGCACGCCGTGTCGGACGGGACGCTCCCCGCCCTCGCCGGCGAGGCGTTCGGCGCCCTCGACCACATGTACGCGCTGCTCGCCGTCCGGTACGCCGAACGCCGGACGGGCGACGCCCGCGAGACCCTCGGCAAGGCGGTCCGGGTGCCCGGCGGGTACACGTGGGGGCCGCTGCTGCACGAGAGCTTCGCAGAGCGGTTCCGCCTGGCGACGGGCTCGGCCGTCCCGGACTGGACCGAGGGCTAGCCGGCGATCGCGCGCTCGGCGATCACCTTGGTGATGCGGGCGCGGACGAGGTACTCGGTGGGGACGGCGTTGCGCCGCCCGAACTCCTCCGCCCGGTCGGCGCCCATGTAGCGGCCG
The sequence above is a segment of the Actinomadura coerulea genome. Coding sequences within it:
- a CDS encoding tetratricopeptide repeat protein; protein product: MIESPDAVSDDAARLCEEARGLAESGEAERAALLFEKVLALGDTPFRARAALGLAVVLDDAGHVERAREADRAAIATADPEYGPRAAYHLALTHERAGEHERAAPAWRVVVDFGNPAYLPPAHLALARIADDAGDFDTARDHWEAVIATGDAEYGPPAAHDLAQRLLERDEPARAQRVLTAGLKLIDRGAAPYAYGRLAVALGISYLDQAIGAFGAALGEEPADPEVGPLATELLARTLPLRGRGAEAGEVWRRGLAEPGTAGQVRARLRRDFGDADDDGDLWWEPVVEHAVSDGTLPALAGEAFGALDHMYALLAVRYAERRTGDARETLGKAVRVPGGYTWGPLLHESFAERFRLATGSAVPDWTEG